One stretch of Hevea brasiliensis isolate MT/VB/25A 57/8 chromosome 12, ASM3005281v1, whole genome shotgun sequence DNA includes these proteins:
- the LOC110631596 gene encoding probable E3 ubiquitin-protein ligase ARI2 isoform X1 — MGDYCDDDYYQDYEDYDDEDSVDGFQVDTQLVAANKSGSSSMVITKESLLAAQRDDIHTVMELLSLEEHQARSLLIHHRWDVDRVLQLLIEKGRDKLYAEVGVTIIDHDDIILPELSSMIECNICFDNVSASEVTAMDCGHFFCNSCWTQHFIVKINEGQSRRIRCMAPQCNAVCDDVKIRHLVSMHNPNLAEKFDRFLFESYIEDNKRVKWCPSVPHCGNAIRVQDDELCEVECACGIQFCFSCLSEAHSPCSCIMWELWSKKCEDESETVNWITVHTKPCPKCHKPIEKNGGCNLVCCVCGQAFCWLCGGATGREHTWTTIANHSCGRYKEDHFKKTGRAKRDLERYVHYYNRYKAHLDSFKLESDLKEVINGKISTLEERDSKSKDFTWIMNGLHILFRSRRILSATYPFAYYMFGDELLKDEMKDKEKEIKKNLFENQQQQFEGNVEKLSLFLGEEFELYNDNEIMDLRMRIIAVSVSTDNLCRNLYDHIENDLLGSLTWTVHRIAPYKSRGVLRSS; from the exons ATGGGGGATTACTGTGACGATGATTATTATCAAGATTATGAGGATTATGATGATGAAGATTCTGTAGATGGGTTTCAAGTTGACACTCAGTTAGTGGCAGCTAACAAGAGTGGTTCGTCTTCTATG GTAATCACTAAAGAATCTCTCTTGGCTGCACAG AGGGACGACATTcatacagtaatggaattgctatcATTGGAGGAGCACCAGGCGCGGAGCTTACTCATTCATCATCGCTGGGATGTTGATAGGGTGCTTCAGTTACTCATAGAAAAGGGGAGAGATAAATTGTATGCTGAAGTGGGTGTGACCATCATAGATCATGATGACATTATCTTACCCGAGTTGTCATCTATGATTGAGTGCAACATTTGTTTTGATAATGTATCTGCCAGTGAGGTGACTGCCATGGACTGTGGTCACTTCTTTTGCAACAGCT GTTGGACTCAACATTTTATTGTGAAGATAAATGAGGGCCAGAGTAGACGCATTAGGTGCATGGCGCCCCAGTGCAATGCTGTCTGTGATGATGTTAAAATCAGACATTTAGTTAGCATGCACAATCCGAATCTTGCAGAGAAATTTGATCGATTTCTATTTGAATCGTATATTGAGGACAACAAAAGAGTTAAATGGTGCCCTAGTGTCCCCCATTGCGGAAATGCAATACGAGTTCAGGATGATGAACTTTGTGAGGTTGAATGTGCATGTGGTATACAATTTTGTTTTAGTTGCTTGTCTGAAGCACACTCACCTTGTTCATGTATAATGTGGGAGCTTTGGTCCAAGAAATGCGAAGATGAATCAGAGACGGTTAATTGGATTACAGTCCATACAAAGCCTTGCCCAAAATGTCACAAGCCAATAGAAAAGAATGGAGGATGCAACCTAGTATGCTGTGTTTGTGGGCAAGCATTTTG TTGGCTCTGTGGTGGTGCTACTGGCAGAGAGCATACCTGGACTACTATAGCTAATCACAGTTGTGGGCGATACAAAGAAGACCATTTTAAGAAAACTGGGCGTGCAAAAAGGGATCTGGAGCGCTATGTTCACTACTATAACAGATACAAGGCCCATTTAGATTCTTTTAAGCTTGAAtctgaccttaaggaagtcataAATGGAAAGATTTCAACACTGGAAGAGAGGGATTCAAAATCTAAAGATTTCACTTGGATAATGAATGGACTACACATACTCTTCAGATCAAGGCGGATTCTTTCAGCTACCTATCCATTTGCATATTACATGTTTGGTGATGAATTACTCAAAGATGAAATGAAGGACAAGGAGAAGGAAATTAAAAAGAATTTGTTTGAGAACCAGCAGCAGCAGTTTGAGGGAAATGTTGAGAAGCTCTCCTTGTTTCTTGGAGAGGAATTTGAGTTGTACAATGATAATGAAATTATGGATTTGAGAATGAGGATCATTGCTGTTTCAGTGTCTACTGATAATCTCTGCCGAAATTT GTACGATCATATTGAGAATGATTTGTTGGGCTCTCTAACGTGGACAGTTCATAGGATAGCTCCTTACAAGTCAAGGGGTGTGCTTAGAAGTTCCTAA
- the LOC110631606 gene encoding 30S ribosomal protein S9, chloroplastic yields MSISISISSLTSYLSSLSFSSQVSQKPNTLSFSRSKSLSFSPSPKPLLVSATVASPVESETTDLKKLVKSRLPGGFAAQPIIGTGRRKCAIARVVLQEGTGKVIINYRDAKEYLQGNPLWLQYIKVPLVTLGYESSYDVFVKAHGGGLSGQAQAISLGISRALLKVSESHRSPLKREGLLTRDSRVVERKKVGLKKARKAPQYSKR; encoded by the exons ATGTCAATCTCAATCTCGATCTCTTCGCTCACCTCATACTtgtcttcactttctttctcttCTCAAGTTTCGCAAAAACCAAACACCCTCTCATTTTCCCGTTCAAAATCCCTTTCGTTCTCGCCCTCCCCCAAACCTCTTCTTGTCTCCGCCACTGTTGCGTCACCCGTGGAATCCGAGACCACTGACCTCAAGAAATTGGTTAAGTCGAGGCTCCCCGGTGGATTCGCCGCCCAACCCATCATCGGCACCGGCCGCCGTAAATGCGCCATTGCTCGAGTCGTTCTTCAAGAAGGCACAGGCAAAGTCATCATCAATTACCGCGACGCCAAG GAATATCTTCAAGGTAACCCTTTATGGCTTCAATACATAAAGGTCCCATTGGTAACCCTGGGGTACGAGAGCAGCTATGATGTATTTGTCAAAGCTCATGGTGGTGGTCTATCTGGTCAGGCACAAGCAATCTCTCTTGGCATCTCCCGTGCATTGCTAAAGGTGAGTGAGAGCCATAGATCCCCTTTGAAAAGGGAAGGGCTACTGACTAGGGATTCGAGGGTAGTTGAGAGGAAGAAGGTTGGTCTCAAGAAAGCTCGCAAGGCTCCACAGTATTCTAAACGTTGA
- the LOC110631599 gene encoding protein DETOXIFICATION 33-like, whose amino-acid sequence MAIDAPLLDSHPNGGHQEQKPISVVREFGEESKRLWKLAGPAIFTSICQYSLGALTQTFAGLVGEVELAAVSVENSVIAGLAFGVMLGMGSALETLCGQAYGAGKLRMLGIYMQRSWVILLTTACLLVPIYVWSPPILELIGETTEISTAAGKFALWMLPQLFAYATNFPIQKFLQSQRKVFVMAWVSAVVLVLHAIFSWLLILKLGWGLTGAAITLNTSWWLIVIGQLLYIFITKSDGAWSGFSWLAFADLWGFVKLSLASAVMLCLEFWYLMILVVITGRLPNPLIPVDAISICMNIQGWDAMIALGFNAAISVRVSNELGAGNARLAKLSVIVVSVTSISIGVICMAVVFATRDYFPYLFTTSEAVGNETTKLAVLLAVTVLLNSLQPVLSGVAVGAGWQSLVAYINIACYYIVGLPAGILLGFTFNFGAMGVWSGMIGGICLQTVILIIVTSITNWKREAEEAESRVKKWGGSVAEH is encoded by the exons ATGGCCATAGATGCTCCTCTTCTCGATAGCCATCCCAATGGTGGCCATCAAGAGCAGAAGCCTATTAGCGTTGTTAGAGAATTCGGGGAAGAGTCAAAGAGGCTATGGAAGCTAGCAGGACCAGCGATCTTCACTTCCATATGCCAGTACTCGCTGGGTGCACTCACTCAGACCTTTGCTGGccttgtgggtgaagttgaactCGCTGCTGTTTCCGTTGAGAACTCCGTTATTGCTGGTCTGGCCTTCGGTGTCATG TTGGGAATGGGTAGTGCATTGGAGACTCTCTGTGGGCAAGCCTACGGTGCGGGGAAGCTGCGAATGCTAGGTATATACATGCAGAGATCATGGGTCATTTTGTTGACCACTGCCTGCTTATTGGTTCCGATTTATGTTTGGTCTCCCCCCATTTTGGAACTCATTGGAGAGACTACCGAGATATCTACAGCTGCAG GGAAATTTGCTCTGTGGATGCTACCGCAATTGTTCGCATATGCGACGAATTTTCCTATACAAAAGTTTTTGCAATCACAGAGGAAAGTGTTTGTAATGGCCTGGGTATCCGCTGTAGTACTGGTGTTGCACGCAATTTTCAGTTGGTTACTAATACTGAAGCTTGGATGGGGCTTAACTGGAGCAGCAATCACACTTAACACTTCATGGTGGCTCATAGTTATTGGACAATTGTTGTACATATTCATTACCAAATCGGATGGTGCTTGGAGTGGATTCTCATGGCTTGCATTTGCAGACTTGTGGGGTTTTGTCAAGCTTTCCTTGGCATCTGCTGTTATGTTATG CTTGGAGTTTTGGTACTTAATGATACTGGTGGTGATAACTGGTCGCTTGCCTAACCCCCTGATACCAGTTGATGCCATTTCTATATG CATGAACATACAGGGATGGGATGCAATGATTGCTCTAGGATTCAACGCTGCCATAAG TGTGAGAGTATCAAATGAACTTGGAGCTGGCAATGCTCGGCTTGCGAAATTGTCAGTTATAGTGGTTTCAGTGACATCCATCTCAATAGGGGTTATTTGCATGGCTGTGGTTTTTGCAACAAGAGACTATTTCCCCTACCTCTTCACTACCAGTGAGGCTGTTGGTAATGAAACTACCAAACTTGCTGTCTTGCTTGCAGTCACTGTACTTCTAAACAGCCTTCAGCCTGTCTTATCTG GTGTTGCTGTTGGAGCTGGATGGCAATCTCTTGTTGCATACATCAACATTGCTTGTTACTACATTGTTGGATTACCGGCTGGAATACTCTTGGGATTCACATTTAATTTTGGCGCTATG GGTGTTTGGTCAGGGATGATTGGAGGAATTTGTTTGCAGACCGTCATATTGATTATAGTCACTTCAATAACTAACTGGAAGAGAGAA GCAGAAGAAGCTGAGAGCCGTGTTAAGAAATGGGGAGGATCAGTTGCAGAGCATTGA
- the LOC110631596 gene encoding probable E3 ubiquitin-protein ligase ARI2 isoform X2 produces the protein MELLSLEEHQARSLLIHHRWDVDRVLQLLIEKGRDKLYAEVGVTIIDHDDIILPELSSMIECNICFDNVSASEVTAMDCGHFFCNSCWTQHFIVKINEGQSRRIRCMAPQCNAVCDDVKIRHLVSMHNPNLAEKFDRFLFESYIEDNKRVKWCPSVPHCGNAIRVQDDELCEVECACGIQFCFSCLSEAHSPCSCIMWELWSKKCEDESETVNWITVHTKPCPKCHKPIEKNGGCNLVCCVCGQAFCWLCGGATGREHTWTTIANHSCGRYKEDHFKKTGRAKRDLERYVHYYNRYKAHLDSFKLESDLKEVINGKISTLEERDSKSKDFTWIMNGLHILFRSRRILSATYPFAYYMFGDELLKDEMKDKEKEIKKNLFENQQQQFEGNVEKLSLFLGEEFELYNDNEIMDLRMRIIAVSVSTDNLCRNLYDHIENDLLGSLTWTVHRIAPYKSRGVLRSS, from the exons atggaattgctatcATTGGAGGAGCACCAGGCGCGGAGCTTACTCATTCATCATCGCTGGGATGTTGATAGGGTGCTTCAGTTACTCATAGAAAAGGGGAGAGATAAATTGTATGCTGAAGTGGGTGTGACCATCATAGATCATGATGACATTATCTTACCCGAGTTGTCATCTATGATTGAGTGCAACATTTGTTTTGATAATGTATCTGCCAGTGAGGTGACTGCCATGGACTGTGGTCACTTCTTTTGCAACAGCT GTTGGACTCAACATTTTATTGTGAAGATAAATGAGGGCCAGAGTAGACGCATTAGGTGCATGGCGCCCCAGTGCAATGCTGTCTGTGATGATGTTAAAATCAGACATTTAGTTAGCATGCACAATCCGAATCTTGCAGAGAAATTTGATCGATTTCTATTTGAATCGTATATTGAGGACAACAAAAGAGTTAAATGGTGCCCTAGTGTCCCCCATTGCGGAAATGCAATACGAGTTCAGGATGATGAACTTTGTGAGGTTGAATGTGCATGTGGTATACAATTTTGTTTTAGTTGCTTGTCTGAAGCACACTCACCTTGTTCATGTATAATGTGGGAGCTTTGGTCCAAGAAATGCGAAGATGAATCAGAGACGGTTAATTGGATTACAGTCCATACAAAGCCTTGCCCAAAATGTCACAAGCCAATAGAAAAGAATGGAGGATGCAACCTAGTATGCTGTGTTTGTGGGCAAGCATTTTG TTGGCTCTGTGGTGGTGCTACTGGCAGAGAGCATACCTGGACTACTATAGCTAATCACAGTTGTGGGCGATACAAAGAAGACCATTTTAAGAAAACTGGGCGTGCAAAAAGGGATCTGGAGCGCTATGTTCACTACTATAACAGATACAAGGCCCATTTAGATTCTTTTAAGCTTGAAtctgaccttaaggaagtcataAATGGAAAGATTTCAACACTGGAAGAGAGGGATTCAAAATCTAAAGATTTCACTTGGATAATGAATGGACTACACATACTCTTCAGATCAAGGCGGATTCTTTCAGCTACCTATCCATTTGCATATTACATGTTTGGTGATGAATTACTCAAAGATGAAATGAAGGACAAGGAGAAGGAAATTAAAAAGAATTTGTTTGAGAACCAGCAGCAGCAGTTTGAGGGAAATGTTGAGAAGCTCTCCTTGTTTCTTGGAGAGGAATTTGAGTTGTACAATGATAATGAAATTATGGATTTGAGAATGAGGATCATTGCTGTTTCAGTGTCTACTGATAATCTCTGCCGAAATTT GTACGATCATATTGAGAATGATTTGTTGGGCTCTCTAACGTGGACAGTTCATAGGATAGCTCCTTACAAGTCAAGGGGTGTGCTTAGAAGTTCCTAA